A stretch of Campylobacter gracilis DNA encodes these proteins:
- a CDS encoding glycerate kinase family protein has protein sequence MKVLVAIDSFKGSLSSLEAGNAVKSGIEKLGCEVLVKPIADGGEGSVEALADALKARFMDVIVANPLGEKTPARYALKGELGILEMASASGLPLIEKSRRNPLKTSTYGFGEMIAHAIAHGARKFIIGIGGSATNDAGMGMLRALGFKFKDANGAELAGAGEDLIKLATIDYTSVLPHLKECEFLIACDVDNPLFGENGAAYIYAPQKGADAAMVKQLDAGLINFASVVSKHLGRELWNSPGAGAAGGLGFGFVSFLNATLKPGIDIITEEIGLDRDMKGAELVITGEGRLDFQSSMGKTPCGVAKIAASYGVPVIALAGGISPCAGSCNERGIGAFFCILNEPMSLERAMEKETATQNLARVAEQAVRLFLLGHGAK, from the coding sequence ATGAAAGTTTTAGTCGCGATCGACTCGTTTAAGGGCTCGCTTAGTTCGCTTGAGGCGGGCAACGCCGTAAAATCAGGCATCGAAAAGCTAGGTTGCGAAGTGCTCGTCAAACCTATCGCAGATGGCGGCGAAGGAAGCGTTGAAGCCCTTGCCGACGCGCTAAAAGCTAGGTTCATGGACGTCATCGTAGCAAACCCGTTAGGCGAAAAAACGCCCGCGCGCTACGCCTTAAAAGGCGAGCTAGGCATCTTAGAAATGGCGTCCGCATCGGGTCTGCCGCTCATCGAAAAATCGCGCCGCAACCCGCTAAAAACGAGCACTTATGGCTTTGGCGAGATGATAGCGCATGCGATTGCGCACGGTGCGCGAAAGTTTATCATCGGCATCGGCGGAAGTGCTACGAATGACGCGGGTATGGGTATGCTGCGCGCGCTTGGTTTTAAATTTAAAGATGCGAATGGCGCAGAGCTTGCGGGAGCAGGCGAGGATCTGATTAAACTCGCCACGATAGATTACACTTCGGTGCTGCCGCATCTTAAAGAATGCGAGTTTCTCATCGCCTGCGACGTGGATAATCCGCTCTTCGGCGAAAACGGCGCAGCATATATTTACGCTCCGCAAAAGGGCGCGGATGCGGCGATGGTAAAGCAGCTCGATGCAGGGCTTATAAATTTCGCAAGCGTCGTAAGCAAGCACCTCGGACGCGAGCTTTGGAATAGTCCCGGAGCAGGAGCCGCCGGCGGGCTGGGCTTTGGCTTCGTGAGCTTTCTAAACGCGACGCTTAAGCCGGGCATCGACATCATTACCGAAGAGATCGGACTGGATCGCGATATGAAAGGCGCCGAGCTCGTCATCACAGGCGAAGGAAGGCTAGATTTTCAAAGCTCGATGGGCAAAACCCCCTGCGGCGTCGCGAAGATCGCCGCTTCCTACGGCGTGCCCGTAATCGCGCTGGCAGGCGGTATCTCGCCCTGTGCCGGCAGCTGTAATGAGCGAGGCATAGGCGCATTTTTTTGCATCCTAAACGAACCTATGAGCCTTGAGCGCGCGATGGAAAAAGAGACCGCAACACAAAATTTAGCCCGCGTCGCCGAACAAGCGGTGAGATTGTTTCTGCTAGGGCACGGCGCTAAATAA
- a CDS encoding 3'-5' exonuclease yields MTHRIENLINLLAQKSINYYDFISKASDIAEITELFEPKDLSMWRALGIEIIKLDSGKITLKTRETDILDEIFCFVDIETNGGLSNGQIIEIGAIKTRGTQELDRFESFVYAPVVPENITELTGICADDLVGAPPLASVLERFRLFLGDSVFVAHNVKFDYGFIDASLQKCGFGMLLNRRLCTVELARRTIEAQRYGLGSLKELLGVQNVHHRALSDAVSCFEIFKFALSRLPWSVQSTEDLILFSKTAKSLALPKPQISERGEGEIL; encoded by the coding sequence TTGACGCATAGAATCGAAAATCTCATAAATTTACTGGCTCAAAAGAGCATAAATTATTACGATTTTATCTCAAAAGCAAGCGATATTGCCGAAATTACCGAGCTTTTTGAGCCCAAAGACCTCTCGATGTGGCGGGCGCTGGGTATAGAGATAATAAAGCTAGATAGCGGCAAAATCACGCTCAAGACCCGCGAGACGGACATTTTGGATGAAATTTTTTGCTTCGTAGACATCGAGACGAACGGCGGGCTCTCAAACGGCCAGATCATCGAAATCGGCGCGATAAAAACGCGCGGCACGCAGGAGCTCGATCGCTTCGAAAGCTTCGTTTACGCGCCCGTCGTGCCCGAAAATATCACGGAGCTTACGGGGATCTGCGCGGACGACCTTGTGGGCGCGCCGCCGCTAGCTAGCGTGCTGGAGCGGTTTAGGCTGTTTTTAGGCGATAGCGTTTTTGTGGCGCACAACGTCAAATTTGACTACGGCTTCATCGACGCAAGCCTGCAAAAATGCGGCTTTGGGATGCTTTTAAATCGCAGGCTCTGCACCGTCGAGCTCGCGCGCCGCACGATCGAGGCACAAAGATATGGGCTGGGCTCGCTAAAAGAGCTTTTAGGTGTGCAAAACGTCCACCACCGCGCACTTAGCGACGCTGTTTCCTGCTTTGAAATTTTCAAATTCGCGCTCTCGCGGCTGCCGTGGAGCGTGCAAAGTACCGAGGATCTGATACTTTTTAGCAAAACCGCAAAAAGCCTGGCTTTGCCTAAGCCGCAGATTTCGGAGCGCGGCGAGGGCGAAATTTTATAA
- a CDS encoding DMT family transporter: MRSQNEFFGVFITLLGGVLWGFSSVCGQYLFTQKGVSADWLVPYRLSLAGLAMVAYYVARSPRLAFAPLKDRVLLPQLLIYAFFGLMMTQYSYFCGVELSNAAVATAIQYSAPALILAVVCFLERRVPKKVELIALIFAVLGVVLLATHGDLGSLVISAEALVWCLISALGVVIYSLIPTKLNQKYPVPLNLGWGMVIGGGALALYTRVWQLGGVSDADGFAVLVAVVILGTICASSFYMTGLKIIGASRASMIACIEPVSAAAFAYFWLGTEFVFLDFAGFTLIISCIFLLAKDRKKA, encoded by the coding sequence ATGAGATCACAGAACGAATTTTTCGGCGTTTTCATCACGCTTCTTGGCGGCGTATTATGGGGATTTAGCAGTGTTTGCGGGCAGTATCTGTTCACGCAAAAAGGCGTCAGCGCCGACTGGCTCGTGCCCTACCGCCTGAGCCTTGCGGGGCTTGCGATGGTAGCGTATTATGTCGCTCGCTCGCCGCGCCTAGCCTTTGCGCCGCTAAAAGATCGCGTGCTTTTGCCGCAGCTGCTCATCTACGCGTTTTTTGGGCTTATGATGACGCAGTATTCGTACTTTTGCGGTGTCGAGCTCTCAAACGCCGCCGTCGCGACCGCGATCCAGTACTCCGCGCCCGCGCTCATCCTTGCCGTCGTTTGCTTTTTAGAACGACGCGTGCCTAAAAAGGTCGAGCTCATCGCGCTCATTTTCGCGGTGCTGGGCGTCGTGCTGCTCGCCACCCACGGCGATCTTGGCTCGCTGGTTATCAGCGCGGAGGCGCTGGTTTGGTGCCTGATTAGCGCGCTTGGCGTCGTGATTTATAGTCTCATCCCAACGAAGCTAAATCAAAAATACCCCGTCCCGTTAAATTTAGGCTGGGGTATGGTTATCGGCGGCGGTGCGCTTGCGCTTTACACGCGGGTTTGGCAGCTAGGCGGCGTGAGCGATGCGGACGGCTTTGCGGTGCTTGTCGCGGTGGTGATTTTAGGCACGATATGCGCGTCTAGCTTTTACATGACGGGGCTAAAGATAATAGGCGCGAGCAGGGCGAGCATGATCGCGTGCATCGAGCCGGTGAGCGCCGCGGCGTTTGCCTATTTTTGGCTGGGGACGGAGTTCGTGTTTCTTGATTTTGCCGGCTTTACGCTCATCATCTCGTGCATATTTTTGCTGGCTAAAGATAGGAAAAAGGCGTAA
- a CDS encoding type II restriction endonuclease has protein sequence MEPNLTKFDDFLRSLRKTNASLDYFTDFEKCGKNLKAVSIKLHTLDFLLGSKDLKTDIFTLFGQNKWCFDVLNLLIAVRDKNTDVIATSGELTKLGTYFKSPEKIYEFCQESGLDKIFTDGKVKNLHDYVFGVEVGLDTNARKNRGGVNFARTISEYLKSENICFQTEVSSRNFALNLGSDQKIFDFVISIGGVTYLIEANFYGTGGSKLNEVARSYIEIAQKIALCGGFKFIWITDGQGWLAAKNKLEEAYKSVKIYNLATLYYFIKELKNV, from the coding sequence ATGGAACCAAATTTAACGAAATTCGATGACTTTTTACGCTCACTTAGAAAAACAAATGCAAGCCTTGACTACTTTACCGACTTTGAAAAATGCGGCAAAAATCTAAAAGCCGTTTCTATTAAGCTCCACACGCTTGATTTTTTACTCGGTTCAAAGGATTTGAAAACAGATATTTTCACTCTTTTCGGGCAAAACAAATGGTGTTTCGATGTGTTAAATTTACTCATTGCCGTTCGCGATAAAAACACGGACGTGATAGCGACTAGCGGTGAGCTAACGAAACTCGGAACGTATTTTAAAAGTCCCGAAAAAATTTATGAGTTTTGCCAAGAAAGCGGACTAGATAAAATTTTTACGGACGGAAAGGTTAAAAATTTGCACGATTACGTATTTGGCGTGGAAGTTGGACTCGATACAAATGCGCGAAAAAATCGCGGAGGCGTAAATTTCGCACGAACGATTTCAGAGTATCTTAAAAGTGAAAATATCTGCTTTCAAACCGAGGTCAGCAGTAGGAATTTTGCTCTAAATTTAGGAAGCGATCAAAAGATTTTCGATTTCGTCATTAGCATAGGCGGCGTAACATATCTGATCGAGGCGAATTTTTACGGCACGGGCGGCTCGAAGCTAAATGAAGTCGCAAGGTCTTATATCGAAATAGCACAAAAGATCGCGCTTTGTGGCGGATTTAAATTTATCTGGATAACCGACGGACAGGGGTGGCTGGCGGCTAAAAACAAACTGGAAGAAGCCTACAAAAGCGTTAAAATTTATAATCTCGCCACGCTTTATTACTTTATAAAAGAGCTTAAAAATGTTTAA
- a CDS encoding Sua5/YciO/YrdC/YwlC family protein: MIYLAQTDTTAGFLSKDFREINALKRRAADKPCLITTAKLSELKNLARVPAKFKNLVRRARKTTFLYPNGTAVRVVKECAHEEFLRQFDWLYSSSANLNGQNFDEAWAKAAADEVVDQNFSQNASSKIYKISKTKILRIR, translated from the coding sequence ATGATCTATTTGGCGCAGACCGATACGACGGCGGGATTTTTGAGCAAGGATTTTCGCGAGATAAACGCGCTAAAACGCCGAGCCGCGGATAAACCCTGCCTCATAACAACGGCTAAGCTTAGCGAGCTAAAAAATCTCGCTCGCGTGCCCGCTAAATTTAAAAATTTAGTGCGCCGCGCGAGAAAAACGACCTTTTTATATCCGAACGGCACCGCCGTGCGCGTCGTAAAAGAGTGCGCTCATGAGGAGTTTTTGAGGCAATTTGACTGGCTCTACTCCAGTAGCGCAAATTTAAACGGGCAAAACTTCGACGAAGCCTGGGCGAAAGCTGCGGCGGACGAGGTCGTGGATCAAAATTTCAGCCAAAACGCAAGCTCGAAAATCTATAAAATTTCAAAAACTAAAATTTTGCGGATTAGATAG
- a CDS encoding GntP family permease: MSGVALIICFAIAVVVMIFLISKAGVHPFLALMLISLALAIVAGIPLAKIPAIIGDGFSGTFKSIGIVIIFGALIGTVLEKTGAALKLADMVVNVVGQKRPELAMLIMGWIVGIPVFCDSGFVVLNPIREAISKKIGENPVALAVALSGGLYASHVFIPPTPGPIAAAGAVGLGGNLLLVIAMGAVVSLPVLIATYFFSKKVAKSVHISEAEANEVIAKSYDDLLKQYGKLPGGFLSLAPILVPILFMALGSVAKILKVGGFAGEISQFLGNPIIALALGVVFAVFLLAQTGKLGEFSEITNESLKIVGPILFITAAGGVLGKVITDAGFVTYIKDNATAIKAAGIFFPFLISAVLKTAQGSSTVAIITTASIMGAFNADGSLMQVLGFTSEMSGALVVMAIAAGAMTVSHANDSYFWVVTNFSKMNPQQGYRTQTMLTLIMGITGMISVWVLSLFLI, from the coding sequence ATGAGCGGTGTTGCGTTAATCATCTGCTTCGCCATAGCGGTCGTCGTGATGATTTTTTTGATCTCCAAAGCAGGCGTTCACCCGTTTTTGGCGCTAATGCTTATCTCCCTGGCGCTCGCGATCGTCGCGGGCATACCGCTAGCCAAGATCCCCGCGATTATCGGCGACGGATTCAGCGGCACGTTTAAGAGTATCGGTATCGTCATAATCTTCGGCGCGCTCATCGGCACCGTGCTCGAAAAGACGGGCGCGGCGCTCAAACTCGCCGATATGGTCGTAAACGTAGTCGGACAAAAGCGCCCCGAGCTTGCGATGCTCATAATGGGCTGGATCGTGGGTATCCCCGTATTTTGCGACAGCGGCTTCGTCGTATTAAATCCGATCCGAGAAGCTATCAGCAAAAAAATCGGCGAAAATCCGGTCGCTCTTGCAGTAGCGCTCTCGGGCGGACTCTACGCCTCGCACGTATTCATCCCGCCGACTCCCGGACCGATCGCCGCAGCAGGCGCCGTAGGTCTAGGCGGCAATCTACTGCTCGTAATCGCAATGGGCGCGGTAGTGTCCTTGCCGGTGCTGATCGCTACATACTTTTTTTCTAAAAAAGTCGCCAAGAGCGTGCATATAAGCGAGGCCGAAGCGAATGAAGTCATCGCAAAAAGCTACGACGATCTGCTTAAACAATACGGCAAATTGCCAGGCGGATTTTTGAGCTTAGCCCCTATTTTGGTGCCGATCCTATTTATGGCGCTGGGCTCCGTCGCCAAGATCTTAAAAGTAGGCGGATTTGCGGGCGAAATTTCGCAATTTTTAGGAAATCCTATCATCGCGCTAGCCTTGGGCGTAGTTTTTGCGGTATTTCTGCTCGCACAAACCGGCAAACTAGGCGAATTTAGCGAGATCACCAACGAATCCTTAAAGATAGTAGGCCCGATCCTCTTCATCACCGCAGCGGGCGGAGTGCTAGGCAAGGTAATCACCGACGCCGGCTTCGTAACCTACATCAAGGACAATGCGACCGCGATTAAAGCCGCGGGGATTTTCTTCCCGTTCTTAATCTCGGCAGTCCTAAAAACAGCGCAAGGAAGCTCCACCGTGGCGATCATCACTACAGCTTCGATTATGGGCGCATTTAACGCAGACGGCTCGCTGATGCAGGTGCTGGGCTTCACCTCCGAAATGTCCGGCGCACTCGTCGTAATGGCGATCGCAGCGGGCGCGATGACCGTTTCGCACGCTAACGATAGCTACTTCTGGGTCGTTACGAATTTCAGCAAGATGAACCCGCAGCAAGGCTACCGCACACAGACCATGCTAACCCTAATTATGGGCATTACGGGCATGATCAGCGTGTGGGTTTTGTCGCTGTTTTTGATCTAG
- a CDS encoding DNA-methyltransferase, with protein sequence MFKLADDFKLFKGDCFNILPKFKGEFDLIFADPPYFLSNDGLSIQNGQIVSVNKGEWDKSYGIDEIDKFNLEWLALAKDALANNGSVMISGTYHNIFSIGRALQKLDYKILNVITWAKTNPPPNFSCRYLTHGSEQIIWARKSEKFKHIFNYELMKKLNGNKQMRDVWSLPAIAPWEKACGKHPTQKPLPLLVRLILMASTQNSVVCDPFAGSATTGVAANLLGRKFVGIEKEDEFIDIAVKRKRDLDANFAKFRRKIVDLRLLEQESLKF encoded by the coding sequence ATGTTTAAGTTAGCCGATGATTTTAAGCTTTTTAAAGGCGATTGCTTCAATATTTTGCCTAAATTTAAAGGCGAGTTTGACCTCATTTTTGCCGATCCGCCCTATTTTCTCTCAAACGATGGACTCAGTATTCAAAACGGGCAAATCGTAAGCGTAAACAAGGGCGAGTGGGACAAAAGCTACGGTATCGACGAGATAGATAAATTTAATCTCGAATGGCTCGCGCTCGCCAAAGATGCACTCGCAAACAACGGCAGCGTAATGATAAGCGGGACGTATCATAATATATTTTCAATCGGTCGGGCGCTGCAAAAGCTGGACTATAAAATTCTAAACGTCATCACGTGGGCGAAGACCAATCCGCCGCCGAATTTTAGCTGCCGCTATCTCACGCACGGCTCGGAGCAGATCATCTGGGCAAGAAAAAGTGAGAAATTTAAGCATATTTTCAACTACGAGCTAATGAAAAAGCTAAACGGCAACAAGCAGATGCGCGACGTATGGAGCTTGCCCGCGATCGCACCGTGGGAGAAGGCGTGCGGCAAACATCCGACGCAAAAACCGCTGCCGCTTTTGGTGCGGTTAATCTTAATGGCGAGCACTCAAAATAGCGTCGTTTGTGATCCTTTTGCAGGCTCTGCGACGACCGGCGTAGCTGCGAATTTACTAGGACGAAAATTTGTAGGTATCGAAAAAGAGGACGAGTTTATAGATATCGCCGTAAAACGCAAACGCGATCTGGACGCGAATTTCGCCAAATTTAGGCGAAAGATTGTGGATTTGCGACTATTAGAACAAGAGAGTTTGAAGTTTTAA
- a CDS encoding DpnD/PcfM family protein: MKEFEVEITETLAKKVVIKAKNKEEACKIARTAYENCEIVLSAENFVCADFKATIADEPKTEI; the protein is encoded by the coding sequence ATGAAAGAATTTGAAGTAGAGATCACCGAAACTTTGGCGAAAAAGGTCGTGATTAAAGCGAAAAATAAAGAAGAAGCGTGTAAGATCGCGCGGACGGCTTACGAAAATTGCGAGATCGTTTTGAGTGCAGAGAACTTCGTCTGCGCGGACTTTAAAGCGACGATCGCGGACGAGCCGAAAACTGAAATTTAG
- the rpe gene encoding ribulose-phosphate 3-epimerase: MYVAPSILSADFGRLAEEIRAVCEAGADLIHVDVMDGHFVPNLTIGPLVASAVAKASSKPLDIHLMVKNVPFFVDLFLPLKPKFLSFHIEEEQHPLRLIDHIRRSGVSPAVVLNPHTPLSALEFILGEVDMVLLMSVNPGFGGQKFIPSALEKIKQLRDLIDRKGAKCLIEVDGGVNGLNIADIDEAGADVVVAGNYIFSSNDYAEAIRALKI; the protein is encoded by the coding sequence ATGTATGTCGCACCCAGCATTTTATCGGCGGATTTCGGAAGGCTTGCGGAGGAAATTCGCGCAGTCTGCGAAGCGGGCGCCGATCTCATTCACGTAGATGTGATGGATGGGCATTTCGTACCCAATCTCACGATCGGACCGCTCGTAGCAAGCGCCGTGGCAAAGGCAAGCAGTAAGCCTTTAGACATCCATCTGATGGTTAAAAACGTGCCGTTTTTCGTCGATCTTTTTTTGCCGCTAAAGCCGAAATTTCTTAGCTTCCACATCGAGGAGGAGCAGCATCCTCTGCGACTCATAGATCATATACGCCGCAGCGGCGTCTCGCCCGCGGTTGTGCTAAATCCGCACACTCCGCTTAGCGCGCTGGAGTTTATTTTGGGCGAGGTCGATATGGTGCTTTTAATGAGCGTCAATCCGGGCTTTGGAGGGCAGAAATTTATCCCCTCGGCGCTTGAGAAAATTAAGCAGCTGCGCGATCTGATCGATCGCAAAGGCGCAAAATGCCTCATCGAGGTCGACGGCGGCGTAAACGGGCTGAATATCGCAGATATCGACGAAGCGGGCGCCGACGTCGTGGTGGCGGGCAACTACATATTTTCTTCAAACGACTACGCGGAGGCAATCCGTGCGCTTAAAATTTAG
- the rpmB gene encoding 50S ribosomal protein L28 produces MARRCAITGKGAMVGNNVSHANNRTKKKFQVNLRTIRVQLEDGSTRRIKVAASTLRTMKKQSK; encoded by the coding sequence ATGGCAAGAAGATGCGCAATCACCGGCAAAGGTGCGATGGTAGGGAACAACGTCAGCCACGCAAATAACAGGACCAAAAAGAAATTCCAGGTCAATCTACGCACCATCCGCGTTCAACTAGAAGACGGCTCAACCAGACGAATCAAAGTAGCCGCCTCAACTCTACGAACTATGAAAAAACAATCAAAATAA